In Fusarium falciforme chromosome 10, complete sequence, a single genomic region encodes these proteins:
- a CDS encoding Thioredoxin domain-containing protein, which produces MHNPTSSLLVTLTAALAALPAADAAIYTKNSPVLQLNAKTYDKLIAKSNYTSIVEFYAPWCGHCQNLKPAYEKAAKNLEGLAKVAAIDCDDDANKPFCGSMGVQGFPTLKIVRPGKKYGKPVVEDYQGQRTAGAISEAVSSKINNHVTRVSDKDLDSFLGGDKPKAILFTKKGTTSALIRSIAIDFLDVISVAQIRDKEKAAVKKFGIKDFPTLVLIPGEGKEPVLYDGELVKKDMVKFLSQAAQPNPDPAPDNGKASKAKSNGAKNKKSKSTETVKEEPTAEPESASEAAESAIPSIIPIDTITSLEKLTKECLAPKSHTCILVFTPGEAGEKAVDSLSHLNTKYFHGGRHTFPFISIPSDSEAASTLPKALGLSDEVNLIAINTRRNWWRQYQGDFSLHSVENWVDAIRMGEGAKKKLPEDFNAEPKAEGAQEEATQATDPEPEVETEAPKQAETVKEAEVETEEKTKAEAKKEAETEARPEAEPEVEAETEPETKKPEAEAEPEASPEVKTEAEPKEQKIVHEEL; this is translated from the exons ATGCATAACCCCACCTCTTCTCTGCTGGTGACGTTGACGGCAGCGCTGGCGGCTCTGCCCGCGGCTGACGCTGCCATCTACACCAAGAACTCGCCCGTTTTGCAGTTGAACGCGAAGACTTATGATAAGCTCATTGCAAAGTCCAACTACACTTCA ATCGTCGAGTTCTACGCCCCTTGGTGCGGCCACTGTCAGAACCTCAAGCCCGCCTACGAAAAGGCCGCCAAGAACCTTGAGGGTCTCGCCAAGGTCGCGGCCATTGACTGCGATGATGACGCCAACAAGCCTTTCTGCGGCTCCATGGGCGTCCAGGGTTTCCCTACCCTCAAGATTGTCCGTCCTGGTAAGAAGTACGGCAAGCCTGTTGTTGAGGACTACCAGGGTCAGCGAACTGCTGGTGCCATCAGTGAGGCTGTCTCGAGCAAGATCAACAACCATGTCACCCGAGTGAGCGACAAGGATCTGGACTCTTTCCTGGGTGGTGATAAGCCCAAGGCTATCCTGTTCACCAAGAAGGGAACTACCAGCGCTCTCATCCGAAGTATCGCCATTGACTTCCTCGATGTCATTTCTGTGGCCCAGATCCGTGATAAGGAGAAGGCTGCGGTCAAGAAGTTTGGCATTAAGGATTTCCCAACTCTTGTCCTCATCCCAGGTGAGGGCAAAGAGCCTGTCCTCTACGACGGGGAGCTCGTCAAGAAGGACATGGTCAAGTTCCTCTCCCAGGCTGCTCAGCCCAACCCTGACCCTGCTCCCGACAATGGCAAGgcttccaaggccaagagcaacggagccaagaacaagaagagcaagtcGACCGAGAccgtcaaggaggagccTACTGCTGAGCCCGAGTCCGCTTCTGAAGCTGCTGAGTCTGCCATCCCCTCCATCATTCCCATCGACACCATCACTTCGCTTGAGAAGCTCACCAAGGAGTGCCTTGCCCCTAAGTCTCACACCTGCATCCTTGTCTTTACCCCCGGCGAAGCTGGCGAGAAGGCTGTCGATTCGCTGTctcatctcaacaccaagtatTTCCACGGCGGACGACACACTTTCCCCTTCATCTCCATTCCCAGCGACAGCGAAGCTGCTTCAACTCTTCCTAAGGCTCTTGGCCTTAGCGACGAGGTTAACCTGATCGCCATCAACACACGCCGCAACTGGTGGCGTCAGTACCAGGGCGATTTTAGCCTCCACAGTGTCGAGAACTGGGTTGATGCCATTCGCATGGGCGAGggcgccaagaagaagctcccCGAGGACTTCAACGCCGAGCCCAAGGCCGAAGGCGCCCAGGAGGAGGCCACCCAGGCTACCGACCCTGAGCCCGAAGTTGAGACCGAAGCCCCTAAGCAGGCTGAGActgtcaaggaggccgaggtcgAAACCGAGGAAAAGACCAAggctgaggccaagaaggaagcCGAAACTGAGGCTAGGCCCGAGGCCGAGCCTGAGGTTGAAGCTGAGACTGAGCCAGAGACCAAGAagcctgaggctgaggctgaacCCGAAGCTTCACCTGAAGTCAAGACCGAGGCTGAGCCCAAGGAGCAAAAGATTGTGCACGAGGAGCTGTAA
- a CDS encoding RNase-PH domain-containing protein, whose product MPLDTSTYSLALLRVDGRRWNELRRLNAQIRTQDAADGSSYLEMGHTKVMCVVIGPSEQGQQQRRVQTAQRDVAAINVNVVIAGFSSVDRKKRGRNDKRTQEIEVTIANAFASNLHTHLFPHSSITISLHVLSQDGSLLAALLNATTLALIDAGIPMTDYIAACTAGSTSTYAAGDDSADPLLDLNNQEEQELPFLTVATLGGSDRVAALVCESRVQVSRLEGMLVVGVDGCKQVKQFLDQVVKDKGAEMVREGAAERSDAMDVMLDE is encoded by the exons ATGCCTCTCGACACATCAACATATTCATTAGCCCTCCTGCGCGTAGACGGCCGTCGCTGGAACGAGCTCCGCCGTCTCAATGCCCAGATCCGCACCCAAGATGCCGCAGATGGTTCATCATACCTCGAGATGGGCCACACAAAAGTCATGTGTGTAGTGATAGGTCCGTCGGAGCAGGGGCAGCAACAGCGACGTGTGCAGACAGCGCAGAGAGATGTCGCCGCTATTAATGTGAATGTGGTTATTGCTGGGTTTTCGAGCGTGGATCGCAAGAAGAGGGGGCGCAACGACAA GCGCACTCAAGAGATTGAAGTCACAATTGCGAATGCATTCGCCTCGAATCTGCACACGCATCTGTTCCCTCACTCTTCAATCACAATCTCCCTCCACGTCCTCTCCCAAGACGGCtctctcctcgccgccctcctcAACGCGACGACCCTCGCCCTCATCGACGCCGGTATCCCCATGACGGACTACATCGCCGCCTGCACAGCAGGCTCAACCTCTACATACGCCGCGGGCGACGACTCGGCGGATCCTCTGCTGGACCTTAACAACCAAGAGGAGCAGGAACTGCCGTTCCTCACTGTCGCGACATTGGGAGGGAGTGACCGTGTGGCTGCGCTCGTCTGCGAGAGTCGCGTGCAGGTCAGCCGTCTAGAGGGAATGTTGGTAGTAGGCGTAGACGGGTGTAAACAAGTGAAGCAGTTCCTGGATCAGGTAGTGAAGGACAAGGGCGCCGAGATGGTTCGGGAGGGAGCGGCCGAGAGGAGCGACGCCATGGACGTCATGTTGGATGAATAG
- a CDS encoding PKS-ER domain-containing protein, which produces MSSLPKTYKACILEKANGPFTLQEVPLKQPSRGEILVKVLACGVCFSDVGVATGHMGDVFPRVPGHEIVGNVVQIGEGVTGFQDGDRVGGPWHGGHDQTCRQCQRAQFQMCSNKAVNGVSRDGGFAEYVLLRAEAVVRVPKEIDPAEAAPLLCAGVTVFNGMRKLHVEQGALVAVQGLGGLGHLAVQYANKMGYEVAVLSSGDDKAQFAKELGASHYINTKKSDVAAELNKLGGASIIVQTAPNPKAITPLVGALAAEGKLLSLAPVGPVEVDSAALVAKGASVTGWPSGHAIDSEQAIRFAMIHDVKCMIERYPFEKVQDAVDSLIAGKPRFRNVLVME; this is translated from the coding sequence ATGTCTTCCCTCCCCAAAACCTACAAGGCCTGCATCCTCGAAAAGGCCAATGGCCCCTTCACCCTCCAAGAGGTCCCCCTCAAGCAACCCTCCCGAGGCGAGATCCTTGTCAAGGTCCTCGCCTGCGGTGTCTGCTTCTCCGATGTAGGCGTCGCAACCGGCCACATGGGTGATGTCTTCCCCCGAGTCCCCGGCCACGAGATTGTCGGCAACGTCGTCCAGATCGGCGAGGGCGTGACGGGCTTCCAGGATGGAGATCGTGTTGGTGGTCCTTGGCACGGTGGACATGACCAGACCTGTCGGCAGTGTCAGAGGGCTCAGTTCCAGATGTGTAGCAACAAGGCTGTCAACGGTGTAAGCCGTGACGGAGGCTTCGCCGAGTACGTCCTTCTCCGCGCCGAAGCCGTCGTGCGCGTCCCCAAGGAGATTGATCCCGCAGAGGCAGCTCCCCTGCTGTGTGCTGGCGTCACCGTCTTTAACGGAATGCGCAAGCTCCACGTTGAGCAGGGCGCCCTCGTTGCTGTGCAGGGTCTCGGAGGTCTCGGCCATCTCGCAGTTCAGTACGCCAACAAGATGGGCTACGAAGTCGCCGTGCTCTCCTCGGGCGACGACAAGGCGCAATTTGCAAAGGAGCTCGGAGCCAGCCATTATATCAACACAAAGAAGTCGGATGTGGCAGCTGAATTGAACAAGCTCGGTGGAGCCTCCATCATTGTCCAGACGGCACCCAACCCCAAGGCCATCACACCTCTTGTCGGAGCTCTCGCGGCCGAGGGAAAGCTACTGAGCCTTGCGCCTGTTGGACctgtcgaggttgacagTGCAGCTCTTGTCGCCAAGGGAGCGAGTGTGACTGGCTGGCCGAGCGGTCACGCCATCGACAGCGAGCAGGCTATCCGGTTCGCCATGATACACGATGTCAAGTGCATGATTGAGAGGTATCCGTTTGAGAAGGTTCAAGATGCGGTTGACAGTCTGATCGCTGGAAAGCCCCGATTCAGGAACGTGCTGGTTATGGAGTAG
- a CDS encoding MFS domain-containing protein gives MAHQAQDNARDLAQTVSHDVEKSQCVHEELKPDDLEGDTRSYATTAPKTSPAEIKLVRKLDWIILPTLWIMYWFNYLDRNAITVARLDGLEEELNLTSTQYQTSVAILFVGYILGQVPSNMLITRIRPSLFMASFMALWAVISTLTAIAKDFKGLLLTRFFLGVVEAPFYPGALYMLSMFYNRNEIATRISILFTANICGTAFAGLIAIGVFKMSGVAGLAGWRWLFILQGIITFIVSIVSVFILPDEPQNTRWLSQEERSLAASRIAEDTVRLKANTNTWAGLVEALRDSNLWVLIFVQHLHLAASNFKNFFPTIVETLGFSRNVTLALTCPPYLVSGVISIAWAASSGHFNERVWHITASKCVAVLGFVLACTTLNIGARYFAMCTFATGVYSANSIILGWVSTTCGQTREKKAISLAIVNTFASISAIYGPYLWPKSNAPRYTIPMLASAAFSIGAVFLAWLLRWMLVRANKKLLQQSGDSRPNLYPY, from the exons ATGGCGCACCAAGCCCAGGATAACGCCCGTGACTTGGCCCAAACTGTCTCGCATGATGTTGAGAAGTCACAGTGCGTCCACGAAGAACTCAAGCCCGACGACCTTGAGGGAGACACTAGGAGCTATGCTACTACAGCCCCCAAGACGTCTCCTGCAGAGATCAAGCTTGTGCGAAAGCTCGACTGGATCATCTTGCCTACTCTTTGGATCAT GTACTGGTTCAACTATCTAGATCGAAACGCAATCACGGTTGCTcgccttgacggcctcgaggaggagctcaactTGACGTCGACCCAGTATCAAACCTCTGTAGCTATCCTTTTTGTCGGTTATATCCTCGGCCAGGTGCCCAGCA ACATGCTCATCACTCGAATCCGCCCGTCCCTATTCATGGCATCCTTTATGGCCCTTTGGGCCGTCATCAGTACCCTCACAGCCATAGCCAAGGATTTCAAAGGGCTGCTTCTCACTCGTTTCTTCCTCGGCGTTGTCGAAGCTCCATTCTATCCCGGTGCGCTTTATATGTTGTCCATGTTCTACAATAGGAACGAAATCGCCACGAGGATTTCTATCCTCTTTACTGCGAATATTTGCGGCACCGCGTTCGCTGGTCTCATTGCTATTGGCGTTTTCAAGATGAGCGGTGTCGCCGGTCTCGCGGGATGGAGGTGGTTATTCATCCTCCAGGGTATCATCACTTTTATTGTGTCTATCGTTTCCGTTTTCATCTTACCAGACGAGCCTCAAAACACTCGGTGGTTGTCCCAGGAAGAACGCAGCCTCGCAGCTTCTCGCATTGCTGAGGATACGGTCCGTCTCAaggccaacaccaacacttGGGCAGGTCTCGTCGAGGCGCTGCGTGACTCAAATCTCTGGGTTCTGATCTTCGTCCAACATCTACACTTGGCCGCCAGCAATTTCAAGAACTTTTTCCCGACTATTGTCGAAACTCTAGGGTTCTCTCGGAACGTCACGCTCGCGCTGACGTGCCCTCCTTACCTCGTGTCGGGCGTCATCTCCATTGCGTGGGCAGCGAGCTCCG GGCACTTTAATGAAAGAGTCTGGCACATCACGGCTTCAAAGTGTGTCGCAGTACTTGGATTTGTGCTTGCTTGTACAACTCTGAACATTGGAGCCCGGTACTTTGCGATGTGTACATTTGCAACAGGAGTTTACTCGGCGAATAGCATCATCCTTGGTTGGGTATCGACAACCTGTGGGCAAActagggagaagaaggccatctCGCTCGCCATCGTCAATACATTTGCGTCAATCTCTGCCATCTACGGTCCT TATCTCTGGCCAAAGTCGAACGCGCCGCGATATACCATTCCTATGCTTGCGAGTGCTGCCTTTTCCATTGGCGCTGTTTTTCTGGCCTGGTTGCTGCGATGGATGCTTGTCAGGGCAaacaagaagctcctccaacAATCTGGCGACAGCCGCCCCAACCTGTACCCTTACTAG
- a CDS encoding Pyruvate decarboxylase, which yields MGSLTAEVSSDATTPTIPLGLYLWTRIRQQGTESIMGVPGDMNLELLDYVKQVPGLRWVGNTNELNAAYAADGYARVKDCPGAITTTMGVGEMSALNGVAGAYTEQVKVIHVVGTTPTEAQKNRVMIHHCLGSNPDHRVFDKISSHVRCAHAWIDDADTATAEIDRVIRECWIKSLPVYIFVPMDFVHIPVSARRLEQPIDLTYPINIEKEAIAIQQIVNAVCQAKRPLLLVDGLVSRHGAVEEARQLANLLSLPVFTAPMGKGIIDETLPIWNGIYAGDVSTPGLKRYVEESDCIINLGPFLSDSNTGGHSRQIGLHQSLMLEPDSCTIFGQKFDQIFLRPLLKKLLSAFEGAKIPPVPLPTFHEENANDADSSEIKQSWIWKRIGQFSRPGDVVVVESGTAQFGFSDAILPNDVKYITQVYFGSIGYSVGSCLGAALAQSEIQARGGIPKGRTILVVGDGSLQLTVQEIATMIRHGLAPLLLVINNNGFTIERAIHGPEEEYNDISQWRHQQLLETFGSRNGRANSREVKTREELEVVLNSASYLEPKEIQLLEIFMGTYDYPWRLEKQIALINARNAAKKQALVNGSS from the exons ATGGGCTCACTCACCGCTGAGGTATCATCCGATGCCACGACCCCTACTATCCCTCTCGGGCTGTACCTCTGGACTCG AATTCGCCAGCAGGGTACAGAAAGCATCATGGGCGTTCCTGGTGACATGAACCTAGAACTGCTCGACTACGTCAAGCAAGTTCCGGGCCTAAGATGGG TTGGCAACACAAACGAGCTCAACGCAGCATACGCCGCAGATGGTTACGCTCGTGTCAAAGATTGCCCAGGCGCAA TCACAACCACCATGGGCGTGGGAGAAATGAGCGCCCTGAACGGTGTAGCAGGCGCTTATACCGAACAAGTCAAGGTCATCCACGTGGTGGGAACGACTCCGACTGAAGCGCAAAAGAACCGTGTCATGATCCATCATTGTCTAGGCTCAAATCCTGACCACAGA GTGTTTGACAAGATCTCCAGCCATGTCAGGTGTGCGCACGCATGGATCGACGATGCAGATACTGCGACGGCTGAAATCGAT CGGGTCATCCGGGAATGCTGGATCAAGTCTCTGCCTGTGTACATCTTTGTCCCAATGGATTTTGTGCACATCCCCGTGTCTGCTCGCCGTCTGGAGCAACCAATCGACCTGACGTATCCCATCAACATCgaaaaagaagctattgCTATTCAACAGATCGTCAACGCCGTCTGTCAAGCAAAacgtcctcttcttctcgttgacGGTTTGGTATCTCGACACGGCGCGGTTGAGGAAGCGAGACAGTTGGCAaaccttctcagcctccccGTTTTCACGGCTCCGATGGGTAAAGGAATTATTGACGAGACCTTGCCGATCTGGAACGGTATTTATGCTGGGGATGTGTCTACACCTGGCCTGAAGCGATACGTCGAGGAGAGCGACtgcatcatcaaccttggTCCTTTCCTGTCAGATAGCAATACTGGAGGCCACAGCAGACAGATAGGTCTTCATCAGTCTCTCATGCTTGAACCAGACAGCTGTACG ATATTCGGCCAGAAGTTCGACCAAATCTTTCTGCGGCCTT TGTTGAAGAAACTACTGTCTGCATTCGAGGGTGCAAAGATCCCTCCTGTTCCTCTACCAACCTTTCACGAGGAGAACGCAAACGATGCAGATAGCAGCGAGATCAAGCAGTCCTGGATCTGGAAGCGTATCGGCCAATTCTCCAGACCAGGCGACGTCGTGGTTGTCGAGTCAGGCACAGCACAGTTCGGATTCTCCGATGCCATTCTGCCCAACGACGTCAAATATATCACGCAAGTGTACTTTGGCTCCATAGGCTACTCGGTCGGCTCGTGCTTGGGTGCTGCACTGGCGCAGTCTGAGATCCAGGCCCGGGGTGGCATTCCCAAAGGCCGGACTATTCTGGTAGTTGGCGATGGGAGTTTGCAGCTGACTGTCCAGGAGATAGCGACCATGATCCGGCACGGCTTGGCGCCTCTACT ACtcgtcatcaacaacaacggctTCACTATCGAAAGAGCCATCCACGGACCCGAAGAAGAGTACAACGACATCTCGCAGTGGCGTCACCAGCAACTCCTCGAAACATTTGGCTCCCGCAACGGCCGAGCCAACAGCCGCGAGGTCAAGACAAGGGAGGAGTTGGAGGTAGTGCTCAACTCAGCGAGCTATCTTGAGCCAAAGGAGATTCAACTGCTTGAGATTTTCATGGGGACGTATGACTACCCGTGGCGTTTGGAGAAGCAGATAGCTTTGATAAATGCGAGAAAcgcagccaagaagcaggctTTGGTGAATGGCTCTTCTTAG